The genomic DNA AGAGTTCGTACATTTGTTGGTTTCAGACCTCAGCCAGTTAACTCAGAGGACAGTGGAGGCGAGGCAACTGATATTCCCTGGAAGAAAATATCTGGCATTCCCTGTGGTAATAGACAAGCACATAGAAGGAGGTCCGGAGGGCACAGAATAAAAAAGGTCGATGTTGCAAAACGGAGAACTGTGCCGATACAAGATTCTAACTCTTTTTGTGGAGTGGTGCTAGAAGATGGTTCTTCTTGTCTGGAGCACCCagttgaaggaagaaagagatgcAGCTTACACAAAGGTAGAAGAATCAAAGGCAGCCCTAAATGCTCATCTACTAGCTATCCTTGCCAAGCTGAGATTCCAATACCTTACGTAACTGAAGATTTAGACAACTCAGATCAAACACGGGAGATTATTGAATCCATACCTCGCCTAACTGAAGATTTGGACAGCTCAGATCAAACACAGGAAAGTAAAATATCGCCCAAAAATATCTCTAAAACTGTGGAGGAATCCCCAAGACAAAGCAATAACATCAAAGCAGAGGAGGTGAAAACTAGAGAAGCTCCTACAGAAGATGGAACACATGACGCCTCCAGGGATGCTTGTATCTGTGACTGTGAAGAGAAGGCTTCCCATGCTGAACCTGAGTCCCAGGAGCCGCAGCCTTCTGGGAGAATGTGGTTTGAGCTGCTCAAAGCACGGAAGAAATTGGCAAGTGCAGACTCATCAAGAGGGTCAGGATCTCAGACAAGAGATTATGCAGCGCCCATCTGTGGAGCAATGGCAGATAATGGGTCCAGCAAAATGGTGCCAAATGCTGGAAGAGAAATATGCGAGAAAGACAGTGGAATAGAGGTCGCTGGTGCTTCGTTTTCCATAAGCTCAGGATGGCCGGGTATATGTGGTGCTCGTACAGCAGACGGTTCACCCTGTATGAATAAGCCTGTCGAAGGGAGGAAGAGATGTGCATTACACAAAGGTCAAAGAGCATCATGCACACCTACACCATCAGTTTAATACAGGACGGtttcgtttctttttctttttcattcagCTGCTGTTTTCGTGCTGCAGTTAGAAAATTGAAACATACAAAGCCAGCGCTTTTTGGGGTGGGGTTTATATTAAGCTGCTTCACCCCAGGATGATTCACCAttcatatttcttttctttaaagTTCATCATTCACATTTCTTGTGCCTCCAAAACACTACATATTTTTTGTGATTGTATTTTGATGTATTTGCAGAGAGCTGAAGAATGAATATCTTATACCGATGTTCTGAACATTGCAGTTCGATGAATTTTCATGCTAAATTTTGATGTTTCGCACTTAAATCAAGGCTGCAGAAATGTACCATCGTTACCCTTTTaagcttttccttttcttttgaaagttCACCCATGCTTTCCTGGAGCATCTACGAGCGTGGTGGAGTTCATAGTTCTGAACCAGAATCACCACTCAATGGAAAATGCATAAATAATGTTCTTTTATTCATATTCTTAGCTGTCTAAATTCCCCAAGAAGCAATCGTCTAATGATTGGCCGGATGCCCAGATCAATGCCAGATGCAGCCATGTAGGTTCTTGTAGCCCCGTTTGAAAATCAGAAAAAATCCACGAATTTTACAGAATCTAAATTGTTCCCTATAATATTCACGTGTTCGTATGGATGCAAATTTGAAAGCGTCCTCTTCCTCCCGCACCCCCTCTGCCCGATTGGAGCGTCCGCATTGGCCACCGGAAAAACACCGAGACGATTCCAGCCTTGGCCTCGCTCCACCCATCCATCGCCGCGCGCTCGCACGAGCACGATGCTCCAGCCCCAGCTCCTCGGACCCCCGCGCCTCTCCGTCGCTGACACCATCTCCACCGCCATCAGCTGCCGCCGTGGCGCCGCccacggcggccgccgccgccaccgcggcgcgAAGCCCAAGCCAATCGCATTCCCGCCAAAGCCCgtgcgccgcctcctctccacctcccttcgccgccttcttccccgcccgcgccccctcacggtcgtcgtccccggcggcggcgggtggttcAGGCtgggtaggaggaggaggaagacgccgGCCGAGGACCTCGCGGCGGTCGCGCTCTCCCTGGCGCTCGGCGGCGCCAGGCTCGCGGCGCTCGCGGAGGCCTGGAACGCGTCCGGCCTCGGCCAGGCGCTCGGCATCTTGGCCGCGGTGTTGAGGAGGGGCCGGAGGACGCGAGGCGGCGGGTTCCGGCGGCTTGTGGCGTTCCTGCTCGGGGTCGCGTTCTGCGCGCTCGTCTGCCACCTGAGGGGCGCGGCGCTCTTAGACGGGCTCCAGaagtccggcggcggccggaggttACTTCGAATTTTTCTGCATTGATGGATTTTTCTCATTTCCTGTTCGTTTGCGTGAGATGCGTTCAACAACAGAGTTTTAGGTTCTTTCATAATTCATACGGATGGATCGTGTTCCCGTTCTTGGGACGCCGATTTTGAGATGTTGAATTGTTGATGAATGGATGCCATTTTGAGATAGTGAATTGTTCATACGATTTGATAGTTCTGGATTTACTTTGGATTCTTGTTTCCTATCGGCTATGTAGCTTGTCCTTGCCGCAGAGCTTGTACTGAATGACAGAATGGAAGAGGGAAACTAATTAATGAGCTTTTATTCTCGCAAAATGACGCATCATTCTGACTTGAGAAAATTGCAATTTTAGGACTCCAAACAACGCGCTTCGCTATTTTAGGACTCCTATCGTCGACTTCGCTAAAATGACCCTCGAAACGTTGGCACTTCGTTATACATGAC from Setaria italica strain Yugu1 unplaced genomic scaffold, Setaria_italica_v2.0 scaffold_290, whole genome shotgun sequence includes the following:
- the LOC101768559 gene encoding protein EFFECTOR OF TRANSCRIPTION 2-like, with protein sequence MDNKQEAEKTEAQLLRVFDYAWNKLQNGACRREEILLKLEQGATSRRSSLLSRVRHLKQDIFGVKAGIKIKGSGSVNTPPGIMKSMLPRVRTFVGFRPQPVNSEDSGGEATDIPWKKISGIPCGNRQAHRRRSGGHRIKKVDVAKRRTVPIQDSNSFCGVVLEDGSSCLEHPVEGRKRCSLHKGRRIKGSPKCSSTSYPCQAEIPIPYVTEDLDNSDQTREIIESIPRLTEDLDSSDQTQESKISPKNISKTVEESPRQSNNIKAEEVKTREAPTEDGTHDASRDACICDCEEKASHAEPESQEPQPSGRMWFELLKARKKLASADSSRGSGSQTRDYAAPICGAMADNGSSKMVPNAGREICEKDSGIEVAGASFSISSGWPGICGARTADGSPCMNKPVEGRKRCALHKGQRASCTPTPSV